In Leptidea sinapis chromosome 18, ilLepSina1.1, whole genome shotgun sequence, a genomic segment contains:
- the LOC126969380 gene encoding ribosome biogenesis regulatory protein homolog produces the protein MDIVNEILEKEQKKAEKYKPITVEKHLELEIDIGTLLASDTNDLDKKLIKLDKERDAYLLSLSRDNTQLLLNKIWDLPTERIDEAIVVRLPHPTTILPRAKPVPKPKPLTKWQEFAKAKGITNKKKSKLEWDEQLQKWVPLYGFRKAAAEKEKSWLIEVPQNVNPMTDMYEKKANEKSEKVAKNELQRLKNIARARKVKIPRVGLPVTADKASASQLATATSVAKASTASLGKFQNKLPKEKEARGIGVHELIPGKVKKRNLPVPTPQAEKENNLNLLDKILNKRPKIDIEKAVAKHINEEQNQRSQEKTLKPSKGKGKGKGNVTNFSAKKPKAGKGQRNPNKNTPGRKRR, from the exons ATGGATATTGTTAACGAAATATTAGAAAAAGAGCAGAAGAAGGCAGAAAAATATAAGCCTATAACTGTCGAAAAACATTTAGAGCTTGAAATTGATATTGGGACACTGCTTGCATcagatacaaatgatttagataaaaaacttataaa gTTAGATAAGGAAAGGGATGCATATTTACTATCACTGTCGCGGGACAACACGCAAttgttattgaataaaatatgggACCTACCCACAGAGAGGATTGATGAAGCAATAGTAGTGCGCCTACCACACCCCACAACAATTCTACCACGAGCCAAACCGGTACCTAAACCTAAGCCTCTTACAAAATGGCAAGAGTTTGCTAAGGCAAAAGGCATAACAAACAAGAAAAAGTCTAAGTTAGAATGGGATGAGCAATTGCAAAAATGGGTGCCATTGTATGG tttCAGAAAGGCTGCCGCTGAGAAAGAAAAGAGTTGGTTGATAGAAGTTCCACAGAATGTAAATCCAATGACTGATATGTATGAGAAAAAAGCAAATGAGAAGTCTGAGAAAGTCGCCAAGAATGAACTACAGAGGCTCAAGAATATTGCAAGGGCTAGAAAAGTCAAAATACCTAGAGTTGGTTTACCAGttacagctgacaaagcttcaGCTTCACAG TTGGCCACAGCAACATCAGTAGCAAAAGCGTCAACCGCATCATTGGGCAAATTCCAAAATAAGTTACCCAAAGAGAAAGAAGCTAGAGGCATAGGTGTTCATGAACTGATTCCCGGTAAAGTGAAAAAAAGGAATCTGCCTGTGCCAACCCCACAAGCAGAGAAGGAGAATAATCTCAATCTGCTTGATAAGATTCTGAATAAAAGGCCCaaaattgacattgaaaagGCTGTTGCTAAACACATCAATGAAGAGCAAAATCA GAGGTCCCAAGAAAAAACCTTAAAACCATCCAAAGGGAAGGGTAAAGGTAAAGGAAATGTTACGAACTTCTCTGCAAAGAAGCCTAAAGCTGGGAAGGGTCAAAGAAACCCAAATAAGAATACACCTGGCAGGAAAAGACGATga